The proteins below come from a single Benincasa hispida cultivar B227 chromosome 4, ASM972705v1, whole genome shotgun sequence genomic window:
- the LOC120075707 gene encoding protein NUCLEAR FUSION DEFECTIVE 6, mitochondrial isoform X2, translating into MAACCSWKTLRISSSSARTLLHRSSSSPSASHFVSKPTMSAGLPSAKPPASSRFYVQKLTNFRLPVELSSVQSLMPLHSVTASALFTSLLSLHNNSWGYLSEGFATPL; encoded by the exons ATGGCGGCTTGCTGTTCCTGGAAAACCCTACGAATTTCCTCCTCTTCCGCTAGAACTCTCCTTCACCGTTCCTCCTCCTCTCCCTCCGCGTCTCATTTTGTGTCCAAACCTACTATGTCTGCCGGACTTCCTTCTGCAAAACCGCCCGCATCTTCCCGCTTCTATGTTCAGAAGCTTACCAACttcag GCTTCCAGTGGAGTTATCAAGCGTGCAGTCTCTAATGCCATTGCACAGTGTTACCGCTTCTGCCTTGTTTACTTCGTTGCTTTCTTTGCATAACAACAGTTGGGGTTATCTATCTGAAG
- the LOC120075707 gene encoding uncharacterized protein LOC120075707 isoform X1 produces the protein MAACCSWKTLRISSSSARTLLHRSSSSPSASHFVSKPTMSAGLPSAKPPASSRFYVQKLTNFSQFMGFYAFLYLLKTIIVTTHCFYAKCRCFFRLPVELSSVQSLMPLHSVTASALFTSLLSLHNNSWGYLSEGFATPL, from the exons ATGGCGGCTTGCTGTTCCTGGAAAACCCTACGAATTTCCTCCTCTTCCGCTAGAACTCTCCTTCACCGTTCCTCCTCCTCTCCCTCCGCGTCTCATTTTGTGTCCAAACCTACTATGTCTGCCGGACTTCCTTCTGCAAAACCGCCCGCATCTTCCCGCTTCTATGTTCAGAAGCTTACCAACttcag TCAATTTATGGGATTCTATGCATTTCTCTACTTACTGAAGACAATCATCGTGACGACTCACTGTTTTTATGCTAAATGTCGCTGCTTCTTTAGGCTTCCAGTGGAGTTATCAAGCGTGCAGTCTCTAATGCCATTGCACAGTGTTACCGCTTCTGCCTTGTTTACTTCGTTGCTTTCTTTGCATAACAACAGTTGGGGTTATCTATCTGAAG